Within the Montipora foliosa isolate CH-2021 chromosome 11, ASM3666993v2, whole genome shotgun sequence genome, the region CAAGATGGTTTGACCAGGTATGCTTTTTAATAACAATTGGATGAGATTTGTAAATGTTGACTTAATTTGattttattataatattttGCCCTCAGCAACTGAAGTTGAAGGgcacttgaaaagcccttgaaaaaaggATTGGGGGAAACTgtttgaaaactccttgaattttttcgTGGGTGAAAATTATTGATCTTGAGATTGCATAATGCTAAGTTCAAGAGACTAttcaaaaattgagcccaaattTGACTATTGGGGAAAGATAAATGCAAAAATCTCTGATTAAAATGCCTGACTGCATATACTTAACTTGTAGGACGTAGGATAGAAtatcaaggtaggctttttcagcaaagaaaacacaaaaacacgaTGAATGGTATAGAAATTGTCTTacaaacactccttgaaaactcaatttctggttcttgtAAGCTCCTTGAATACTCTTGGAATTTTATACACAAAATCCAGTACAAAACCctgcaaaccagttggctattcacAAGTGCAGTGGAGAAGCTGAACCAGGATCAAATGCAGGTTGTGGTCAGAATGGGTCCTCAGACCCCGGGATGTCCAGATCTTGAAGCAAGTACCCTAACGACAGGGTAGCACAGCCTAATTCCTCCATTTAGAACAACATGACAAAGCACGTCAATATGAAATCATGACATATGCCAACAACTCAAGATGAGTGTTTGCTGCCTACATGTATATTGAAGTCTCAGAGACTACACTATTGtccatttttgttttatctAAAAACAGcctgttatatatatatataaaggtaGTCCGCTACAAGCCTAAAAGGCCCACCACGCCGGCACTTATcaccggtttctgtagcatgaagcgactaggagtatttctactcccccctggatgggatgctagtccatcgcagggttacccccagcattttcgctggtacccatttatacacctgggcggagagaggcaccgtgagagtaaagtgtcttgcccaagaacacaacacaatgtccccggccaggacccgaacccggaccactcgatccgcagtcgagcacactgaccatgaggctaCCACGCCCGAGTCCTACTATAAATGGGTAGGCCCATTTTCATTATGATCACACATCaaccaataataaattattatttggttttgttcttcaaaataaaattaatatgatACTTGCAGATGACTTAAATCTTTCCAGGCTAAATTTTGAGAATTTTATTACAACAACACAGCCAAACCCCCAATGATTACCCAAAATGATGATTCTAAGTAGTTGTATTGCACAAGTTTAGAGCTTTCAATATAAACTGTGAATTGACTGACATAGAAACTTTTGACATTTTGGCTGGTGGCTTATGGGAGGTGGTCATGATATTGTCTTGCAACGTTTTCTACATAAATTTGCCTTCTTTGTTTGTTATGCAGGTCCAGTGTTACCCTGGTGTGCGGCAATACTTGTCTGAAGTGTCATTTTTGCGAAACAATCTTTATCTGTGATTTGTGACTGGCCCAAAAATGTCGTATGTACAAAGCATTAATGGTTTAAGATCCAAAGGATTTAGTTCATTCTAAATGTAATAATATTCATGATTGTGATGTTTCATTAATATAACAATGTCCTGTACATGAATACCTTATTTAAAAATTACTGACATTTATGTTgtttgataaaaatgaaattaattgAAGGACTCTGGAAATAAAAACAGCCTACAGGCTTTAGTATCTTTTTGGgtgtttcttgtattttgcTCAAAGTTACACTGTAGCTAGATGTATTTGCATGTGTCCAAACAATATAGGGAACACAAGTGTTTATTATTGATGTGTAGCACAATCACCGTACCCATTTGGGGGTGACTCagaaacatttcctgatttattcagtttaacgtcttcaatgaagctatatttttgctgaatgctaaggttatccttgttgattagcatacagggtgtaaaaagggtaagcgactttcctttcttgagaaaacaaaggaaaaagatagaaaaataggcaaattttgagtgtaacgcgtaacacaattttcaaattgaaagtcttcaaaaccatttttcataagagagaacaattatgtggattaacggacaataaccagtgataacacgcagtaaatactacatatgagcaaaattaaaacagttcaagtttattaaaacacattaaaaagattcaaaattccgTAGTTTCCTTACTGTAACGCTGTGTTTTGGAATTCTGGCGCTCACTAGGTTATAgtttgaaacaagtcttcaattgatatctgtggcttcaaaaccatctcaactaaatgctcataccttgtgctttaacatacagaaaaattagtttgaggGATCCACTACGAATGGAGAAATCACTCCTCAAAAGAGTCGCTACGCTTTTTCTGTTCCGCAATTACGCAATAATATTTTTCGAGACCacttctttcaatgttgctccTGCTCCAACCAAGGCGTAAGTGGGTTCCAACCaagcattttctgaatgctcacaagttccactagctatttccacagtttcgtcatcgtagctttcagggtcgcgaaaatattagcctttgactgagtcgctacgttttttttaacatgccGGGCCATATTGAACCTAGTCTTGAGTGCCAGTGAACATCACAAATCTACTTCGCATAGAAGCCATGATTTCCATGTGCTTCACAAGGCTTGGTAACCTTTCCTCTATGGATATTATTGGGAAGTCCacaatgtcttttcaggggcaattttcaggaaagagacatctgctctgacctctgctctgacctcaaattgctctgacctcaaattgtaaagtggagcaaaaaagtggagcagaaagccagcgtttagggtgtcaatagaactaaatgaggggatgctatcctccatgtagtgaaagctttctgtttttactttttatttgcctcaaaattgactatctgtatgaaagaccacgcctgcaaggggtcatgggtaaatcaaaaattcagttttaacggaccaaacattaatattttccgaacaattagaaagatatgtaagtctgggtgtgaaataagccaaaataagtgatttttaccccaataaacacaatttcacaatttttaggtaTGTTACAGAAATGGGTACCGTGATCATGCTACTCATCATTGGAAAACTGCCAGCCTCACCCTCCCTGGCTTTGCTCAACACCTCTGCAAATACAGTCATCTATTTCAAAGAATGTGATTGTTTACATCAGATACTTGGCATAAACGTTTGTCCTTGAATTTCACAAGCATGCTTGCATtgtatttttccatttctctaGCCCTTTTTCCTTGTAAAGTATAACATTGTCATCTTTGTTTTAAAGTCTAGCTATTCTTGAGTATATAACATTGTCATCTTTGTTAAAGTCTAGCTATTCCGAAttaattgtttcttgttttcttcaactttaaaacaacatgatttacatctGGGGAGAAAAAATACTAGGCTGGTTGCTAAAAGGATGGTTAGCACTAACTGTTGATTTTAAAAGAGATATCAGAACTTATTGGTTTCCATTTCATTTAACACTGGTCACCACTAACCAGACTTCAAGCAACTAGAGCCTGGACTTTAttacagtcaaaacagctcaagTGTTCCTGTGACGAGTGGATTAATGAGTTtattattgcaaatttgataTCAGTAACCATTTGAATTTCTGTTTGTCGGATGAATagtgcaaaattcaaatcaagcctCAGTTGAAAACTCTAATTTTGATTGGAGTATTGCTGGCTTCCGGTGCAAGGCCGGCGTGGAAATTTCACAGGTTTACTGATTTATGTTCCATAATCTTCCAAACAACCGTCATTTCACTATGTTTTTTCGAATTAAAGATTGGATAgagaaatgaattttaaaataaaggcaaatcacacttgttaagaccttggcagattatgcaaattggTACACCTGTTAAATTTTCACACCGTCCTCGCACCGGAAGCGAGCAATAGTCCAATTAAAATTCAAGATTTGACCTGaggcttgatttgaattttgcatcaTACGACTGACAATCAGATTGTTGAAATGAtccctgaaatcaaatttgcaataatgaactcattCATCCACTCATTAGAGGAACGTttgagctgttttgactgtTACGTGTTTACGACACGGCATCAATTTGTAACTGGAGTGTGAATTGAAAGGAAGATATGAATTTCTCATAGATTAACTAAGTTCCCATTCATTTAAGTGAGAACACATGCAAATGTAAACCAAAGTAAAAGTGAACACTGCTAGAATAcagtttttttaatataattttaacACGAAGTACAAAGTTATTTTAAGCAATGTATTTTCAAGATTTACTAAATTTTGTTGGGTCCCattttgttgcttcaaaagccaTAAGatattaaaatccaaagaaGAAATTAATGCCCCTTCTATTAAAGTTAACAACTGTATAATTAACATTTATTGTACGAGCGCACACTGGAAATGAAGTGATAGATACATGccaagttggttataatcatttaaTATCCACCAAGCCAAGTagaaaaattattgttttattaaaaactcccgGATCAAAGCATCgaatttctgcctcggtcaattacAGCCCAAAATGGCTTTTGTTGGCAACTCTTTCTCAGAGcctcaaaaatgttttcagctcgctttattgctgatgcgttccttgaccatattaggtatatgaactgatagcctgtgtctggAGAACCAATGAAAATTCCGGAAATCTGatctgtagttcagtttttaataatatgtgTTATTGGTataataattacataggtgattattgaaaattctctgcactgattggttgcTCTTGAGGTGATTGACAGTTCcccgataatcacctaagcggttttttcaaaatggctgcaagtCGACAAAGAAATAAGTTGctttaaagaaaatacatattttttcaaataatcacccatgtaattatactaaaacaattattcacctcaggctcggtgaatatcagtgaataaaaacctcgactttgtctcatttttattcaccaatattAACCttgcctttggcgaataattgtaAAGTTTTCCACATTCTTACTCCAAAAAAGGATTATGAACTTACTGTACCAAtgataagaaaataaaaatttaatataCAATCTataagtataataataataataataataataataataataataataataataataataataataataataataatataatttaatAATCATAAGAAACTGGAGCAAACACTGCTAAAGAGTGCGCAATACACGTGTGTGTAGAGCGGTTTATAGAATTAAATGACTGaatgaaaatacacaagattccctgcgactctgagtttcgtgcgtATGCACTCATCAGGCAGATTTAATGAGCGCAGCAACAACAATCTACTGAACAAACGATCCGAGCTTGTATCCAAATgccgacatgaaaacaagttttatctcaagaacaatTAAGGCTTATCCTACACACATAATAGCTATTGTATTGTGCTTGTTTTAGCTCAGCCAGTCTTACACCACACCCCCAGTTTCGCCCTTCTCACCCATTGTAATCAGGACCCCATTGTTCTACTCATcgtaaatatgtatatatagctagctaataagtcttttcttcattaaatctgcctgatgagtgcatacgcacgaaactcagagtcgcagggaatcttgtgtattttcatCTAGTGATTTAATTctaataatataatttattattataataatgatattattattataagggAATATTTTAGAGATGGACTTAAATCCTCCTTCTGATTTGTGCTGAAACATATACAAATAGCTAGACCTAAATTtcacacatgtacatgtaaatttgtCCCAATAAGATGAGGTTTGTTCTTGTTGCACTGAACATTTAGCTGTGTTCAAAAGCTTCAAGTCTTGAGTCAAGAGGAAGCTTTAGCAATAAGTGCAGCAATGCCAAGGAAGTCATTTAGAAATATCGATTTTGCAGTCATGACTATTTCACATTTCTTATATTAGCAATGTACATTGTTGGCAAAGTAGGACACAGCTGGATTGATAGGAATGTGTCaaaaatgattaattaacaGTTCTATGCTCACTGATCATCAAAACCTGATATGAGAAGGTAATTTTCACATTCTTGTTTTGCAGAGGACAGTgaaaaatgtaccaaaatgcattAAGCACACTGCAATACCCTTTTCAGATATTGTACCTACAACCTGTGACAACAttccttggaacagtacacgaatatacagatctgaagcttttgCAGCTTACTCTCGCCTAACAATGTTGTTTGCACgagagtttctgagcccatttgataaaacaacattgtgggagcgCAAGGTATTGCAAAGTGATGCAACGATTTTGTTTCGAGGTTGTAGTTTTTCCTGCTGTTGCTTTTCTTGGTGCTAAAGCTCCCTGAATTGTCCACCCAGTTTTCAATGTGCACTATAAAGTGATTTCTTTCTACATGTCTTGTATTGGGTATGCgtttagttaaaaaaaaaataaggctAAAATATTGAGAAGTcaaagacgtttttttttttgtcttttctcagGACCTTGTGCCTTTCCTCAATAGTTCCGATAACTTTTCGGCTCATTTACGAAACTGCCTTCAAGATAACAAGAGACAAAATGATGGTGGAGTTTGTTGACTTAAAAGCTCTCTGTTCTCAAGATACAGAGAAATTTTGACACCTGAAGAGGGCCCCAAAAGTTTTGGAgctttcgagaaatgggcccctgAGCTTAAACAGGATGATATTCTTTGGGTGTAAAACGAAAAACTGACCACAAATTTGACAGATTTTGACAATGCATGTGCTTTGTCCCAGTTGGCCTTTTGTGGCATTATTAccctttattatatagatattaagaaaaaagtaaaatcgttctctggtaaaaagttttgaaaaaactatgagctttcgacagactgaactgctgccttcaacggataaaaatgtgtgaagcctaaaagcgaaagaaatttaaatataacgaaaaattcgcataaattaaagggtAAAAGCATGTAGtggaaagaatgtttaaaatgctaagaaaattagtgtttctttaagagaatgtgatattgtcttgggaGCGGGCACGAATTGTTGTCTGCCCCTACagtttttgccgtgtgccatgactccaatgtctttctgctccggttgttcgctttgtcaatgattttagaattgttaaagtcaatatcatgattaaaagtccacgcgtgttttgcgacatttgagcctttagtacaatgctttaagttcctcatatgttcctttctcctagtagtaaaggatcttttagtttcgccaatgtagctccaCGGCTccacatggccgcttggggatagatattgatgaaataccatgatttctccttttaataaaaaatcatatcttcaccgcgcgcagtgaacatatcatttttatctttcatatGTGAGGATAttggtgttgtcatggtaagcAACACGATTAGAAtaaaaacgcgagctttctcttcattttaagatacttttgtgcgtCATTATAATTCTTTACTAcagtaacatttttattgcaaaatttgacatcatgatttgtttttcataacattcatgtcttgtttcatgttacacaacatgcgtgttttagcggttggtgaccactttttcatcatttcgaaactgaataaaacaagttgttttaaatctagacatttcatcaatatctatacaataaacagaacattacatggccgcttggggatacgaattttatcttctcgtgctgaaagtatctctcacgagtgagcgaagcgaacgagtgagagatacttgcagcactggaagataaaattcgtatccccaagcggccatgtaatatcctctatttctctATTAGACTGAGAATCGAGTTTGGTCTTCGATTCTCCTTTGCCCAGTTCTTTCTTGTGGTGCTGTGTCTTCTTCCATCCACCAAATCAACGGAATCTTGCGGTTGCggtctcttttgttttctgtcttgaGGAGGCGTCGTTTCCTCTGGTGTCTGTTTAAAGCTTTCTTGATCATGGCCAGCTCTTTCTGACATCTGAGGCATTGGATGATTTTGGGGAACAACTCTTATTCGTTTTACTGTTCTGTCGCCACTCTCTATCTCTGAAAGAAGGCGACAGGTTCCTCCTAAAATGAACATCTGCAAataacaaaatcattttttttagtAAATGGTAGTGATGTAGCCTTTTTCCTAGATTTGCCAAACAgcagtgagaaaaaaaaaaggttatctTTTCTCCAGCTGTCACATTCAGCTGTCCCATCCACTTGATCCACGCCATACAGCCATGTTAATTAAGTTTCATTCAatctatttttttattaatttactTATTCGCTTTCTTACCTGCCAACTCACTGCCTCGCGCAACCACCCACTCATTCACCCACTCTTTCATCTTTCTCACTTGCccattcactcactcactcactcactcgctcCCTCGctcactcattcattcatttcacCTGTAAAACAGCCACTGTTACAGCACATGTTGCAAGAATGACGTGATTTTCTTTGATCCAGTCCATTAACTTTGCATAGCAATCCTGAAAGCATTAAACAAACGGTACAACACGAATTATTACACATTTACAGCTGTGCATactaaatattattaatttcaATGCTACAACTTTGACTGTTACCTTAAGTCTGACATCACTTGTTTTGTTACCATTAACAAAACAGGATTTGTGAGAACTTGACTGGTGTTCCAGGGTCAATGGTGTCAGACCACAACAATTGAACTAAAAGTAAAAGATTAAAGACAAATGGTACATTCTATTGTGAGTTTTGTCTTTGATGATATCGTCCTCTGTGGTGAGAAATATTAGGGAGTTAAGAAACGATGACGTCTACGAAAGACAGTgccacaaaataataatatcacctactaattcaaaggtatttttgcgcggtttactgaatatgcgggaaaagcaggtcttaacaagtgttattgaaatccaaaaagaaaattgggggtaaccaccaccataaatcaacgggaaaaaactcggtccgtaacttacagtacggaccgagaaaacgaggttagtaagaggtatttattatCAATCAACTTCAAAAAGTGACACAGAGATTGTACTCTGTGTAAAGCCAGACGCTTTTTCTCGTCAATTGGGGCCTTTTTAGGGctgaaaatgttaatgttatTCATAGAAAACAGCGTATTGACCGaattcaaaaatggccgccaacaaattattcttttgtctttgtgttaatttagcctaactagcctcgttcacacgcctaaaattgaaagaatttgggctgtaaaacgaggctagttaggctaattaacacaaagacaaaagagtaatttgttggcggccatttttgcattcggtcaatatattatcaaaatcaatcaaacaaacaaatgtaCATCACTTCAACCCATTTGAAATTTAATTCCATTTAATTAAGAAGGTCGACAAACCTTTCCCCGTATGCTCTTTCCGGGCACCGACTGTTTTCTTTTGCTGTAAGTTATATTTCAAACACGAATTCAAGTGTTTCATTGCGATTTCAAACAACGAGAAAACTATTGAAACACGAGGGCCTCCGGGCCCgagtgttttattgttttcgagttGTTTGTCATCGCAATGAAACACGCAGAATGAGTGTTTGGAATAACTTCTCAAACGAATGAAATGGAATCAATTGTTTTTCCTGGTATTTGCGCACTCTGGAATGCACTGCTTACCATGATTAATCAATATGCAGATTAGGAGTGTGTTTCaaatttgttgaaacactgccagcagtgtttcaacaaatttcAAACACTGCTTGCAGTGCCATAAGGGTTTCACTGGGTATCCAAACCATTGCACCTGACCAAATGCAATAATCCTATTGGCTTACAGccttatgaataattaatgagtttgagaattaTATTTCAAGGCGTTGCTGAAAAACCCAAttctttcattaatttcaaACACCTACCTCTTGTTGAATGATGATTCTACTTTCATCGGTAGTTTTGTTCCAGTTTGCAGCAATATGGTCCGGAATCTAAtgatgaaatatatttttttttaattgacaaaTGGAGGAACTGATGGACTGTTCTTTTTTCCTATTAGAAAGGTCGCTTTGATGAAGAAGGGAAAATCTGTATCATAAATGGGTTTGAATGAACACCTAATGTATCCCCAGCGAGtaggcttttgtacattatgctcTTACTTTGCCACTAAAACGCTCCATTTTAACGCTCTTCCTTACAAAAATGCTCAATTAATGCTGATTATACATAGGCTGATAGGGctgtttttgaaatttgaatttttttcaagttcaacATTTCAACAGAAATAAAGGCTCAGCTTCACAAAAACGTATAAATTATGTGTACAACACAAATGTAGTGTCAAGTTAACAATGTATGGTATTTGATATTTTAAGTGAAACTTAGTCTTTGTTGTTGTATTGCAACATAAGTG harbors:
- the LOC137976043 gene encoding leukocyte surface antigen CD53-like isoform X2; the protein is MVHMDKCSKFVRWILFTFNALVWLGGSVMLGLGIWITTQDTEYKHFAGNLYVTVAYIVLSSLVFIVGFLGACGILLLKQTLLRVYFTLMLMLLMIEVGLAIYIYIEKDKIPDHIAANWNKTTDESRIIIQQEFNCCGLTPLTLEHQSSSHKSCFVNGNKTSDVRLKDCYAKLMDWIKENHVILATCAVTVAVLQMFILGGTCRLLSEIESGDRTVKRIRVVPQNHPMPQMSERAGHDQESFKQTPEETTPPQDRKQKRPQPQDSVDLVDGRRHSTTRKNWAKENRRPNSILSLIEK
- the LOC137976043 gene encoding tetraspanin-9-like isoform X4 codes for the protein MGKCLKWIVCTFTTVILLGGSVMLGLGIWITTQDTEYKHFAGNLYVTVAYIVLSSLVFIVGFLGACGILLLKQTLLRVYFTLMLMLLMIEVGLAIYIYIEKDKIPDHIAANWNKTTDESRIIIQQEFNCCGLTPLTLEHQSSSHKSCFVNGNKTSDVRLKDCYAKLMDWIKENHVILATCAVTVAVLQMFILGGTCRLLSEIESGDRTVKRIRVVPQNHPMPQMSERAGHDQESFKQTPEETTPPQDRKQKRPQPQDSVDLVDGRRHSTTRKNWAKENRRPNSILSLIEK
- the LOC137976043 gene encoding leukocyte surface antigen CD53-like isoform X1 produces the protein MVHMDNCSKFVRWILFTFNALVWLGGSVMLGLGIWITTQDTEYKHFAGNLYVTVAYIVLSSLVFIVGFLGACGILLLKQTLLRVYFTLMLMLLMIEVGLAIYIYIEKDKIPDHIAANWNKTTDESRIIIQQEFNCCGLTPLTLEHQSSSHKSCFVNGNKTSDVRLKDCYAKLMDWIKENHVILATCAVTVAVLQMFILGGTCRLLSEIESGDRTVKRIRVVPQNHPMPQMSERAGHDQESFKQTPEETTPPQDRKQKRPQPQDSVDLVDGRRHSTTRKNWAKENRRPNSILSLIEK
- the LOC137976043 gene encoding leukocyte surface antigen CD53-like isoform X5 codes for the protein MLGLGIWITTQDTEYKHFAGNLYVTVAYIVLSSLVFIVGFLGACGILLLKQTLLRVYFTLMLMLLMIEVGLAIYIYIEKDKIPDHIAANWNKTTDESRIIIQQEFNCCGLTPLTLEHQSSSHKSCFVNGNKTSDVRLKDCYAKLMDWIKENHVILATCAVTVAVLQMFILGGTCRLLSEIESGDRTVKRIRVVPQNHPMPQMSERAGHDQESFKQTPEETTPPQDRKQKRPQPQDSVDLVDGRRHSTTRKNWAKENRRPNSILSLIEK
- the LOC137976043 gene encoding tetraspanin-9-like isoform X3 translates to MGKCLKWMVCTFTTVILLGGSVMLGLGIWITTQDTEYKHFAGNLYVTVAYIVLSSLVFIVGFLGACGILLLKQTLLRVYFTLMLMLLMIEVGLAIYIYIEKDKIPDHIAANWNKTTDESRIIIQQEFNCCGLTPLTLEHQSSSHKSCFVNGNKTSDVRLKDCYAKLMDWIKENHVILATCAVTVAVLQMFILGGTCRLLSEIESGDRTVKRIRVVPQNHPMPQMSERAGHDQESFKQTPEETTPPQDRKQKRPQPQDSVDLVDGRRHSTTRKNWAKENRRPNSILSLIEK